Proteins from a single region of Nodularia sp. LEGE 06071:
- a CDS encoding endonuclease domain-containing protein, translating into MMQNQHITSNPNSSPPSSLTESNNSGPPSSLAGRGLGGGVSWQSRPYLWKQLKPFARQMRTEPTLSEKQLWQRLKNKQLLGFKFRRQQVIDRFIVDFYCQEIKLVIEVDGEVHNYTQVEDAIRQEFLESLGLRVMRFKNEDVLFRIENVLGEIVRWLE; encoded by the coding sequence ATGATGCAAAATCAACACATCACCAGTAATCCTAATTCCAGTCCCCCCTCCTCGCTTACAGAGTCAAATAATTCCGGTCCCCCCTCCTCGCTTGCGGGGAGGGGGCTAGGGGGTGGGGTCTCTTGGCAAAGTCGCCCATACCTCTGGAAACAACTTAAACCTTTTGCAAGACAGATGCGGACTGAACCCACATTGTCAGAAAAGCAACTTTGGCAAAGATTAAAAAATAAGCAACTGCTAGGTTTTAAGTTTCGTCGTCAGCAGGTTATTGATAGATTTATCGTTGACTTTTATTGCCAGGAAATCAAATTAGTGATTGAGGTGGATGGAGAGGTTCACAATTACACTCAAGTAGAAGATGCTATTCGACAAGAGTTTTTAGAATCTTTGGGTTTGCGGGTGATGAGGTTTAAAAATGAGGATGTTTTGTTCAGGATAGAGAATGTTTTAGGAGAAATTGTGCGTTGGTTGGAATAA
- a CDS encoding diflavin flavoprotein, translating to MVALTERTEKRLTIETVEIAQETIAIRSLDWDRDRFDIEFGLQNGTTYNSFLIRGEQTALVDTSHEKFRQLYFDTLTGLINPTEIDYLIISHTEPDHSGLVKDLLQMAPDITVVASKVAIQFLENLVHQPFKRQIVKNGDRLDLGNGHEFEFVIAPNLHWPDTIFSFDHKTKVLYTCDAFGLHYCSDSTFDDDLAAIEADFKYYYECLMGPNARSVLSALKRMAELKTIDMIATGHGPLLSHNVPELTGRYRTWSQSQSKAETAVGIFYVSEYGYSDRLAQAIAKGINKTDVAVEIVDLGAGIDLQELRELVSRCTGIVIGMPPVESSANIQAAVSTIIGSAKEKQAIGIFETGGGDDEPIDPLLTKFRNLGLTTVFPAIRIKQTPTENTYQLCEEAGTDLGQWVTRDRSIKAMKSLGADLDKALGRISGGLYIITAKKGDVSSAMLASWVSQASFKPLGLSIAVAKDRAIESLMQVGDRFVLNVLEEGNYQTLMRHFLKRFAPGADRFEGVRTQPAQNGAPILTDALAYMECEVVSRMDCGDHWAVYSNVYEGRVSKPEALTAVHHRKVGNHY from the coding sequence ATGGTAGCACTCACCGAAAGAACTGAAAAACGGCTCACCATAGAGACTGTGGAAATTGCTCAAGAAACGATCGCCATTCGGTCTTTAGATTGGGATCGCGATCGCTTTGATATTGAGTTCGGTTTACAAAACGGTACAACTTATAACTCGTTTCTGATTCGCGGTGAGCAAACTGCTTTAGTTGACACTTCTCACGAAAAGTTTCGCCAGTTATATTTTGATACTCTCACCGGATTAATCAATCCTACAGAAATTGATTATCTGATTATCAGCCACACTGAGCCAGACCATAGCGGCTTAGTGAAAGATTTGCTGCAAATGGCTCCAGATATTACAGTTGTGGCTTCTAAGGTAGCAATTCAGTTTCTGGAAAATTTAGTCCATCAGCCATTTAAACGCCAAATTGTCAAAAATGGCGATCGCTTAGATTTAGGCAATGGTCACGAATTTGAATTTGTGATTGCCCCGAATTTACACTGGCCAGATACTATATTCAGCTTCGACCATAAAACGAAAGTTCTCTACACCTGTGATGCTTTTGGGCTGCATTATTGCTCCGATAGCACCTTTGACGATGATTTAGCAGCGATTGAAGCAGATTTTAAATATTACTACGAGTGCTTAATGGGGCCAAATGCGCGGTCAGTTTTATCGGCCCTGAAGCGGATGGCTGAACTGAAAACCATTGATATGATTGCCACTGGTCACGGCCCCTTATTATCCCACAATGTCCCAGAGTTAACCGGACGCTACCGCACTTGGAGCCAAAGCCAAAGCAAAGCGGAAACAGCAGTAGGAATATTTTACGTTTCCGAATATGGGTATAGCGATCGCCTAGCCCAAGCAATTGCCAAAGGTATCAATAAAACTGATGTCGCTGTGGAAATTGTGGACTTGGGCGCTGGGATAGATTTACAAGAATTACGGGAATTAGTCAGCCGTTGTACAGGAATTGTCATCGGTATGCCGCCTGTAGAAAGTAGTGCTAATATCCAAGCCGCAGTCAGTACGATTATCGGATCAGCCAAAGAAAAACAAGCCATCGGCATCTTTGAAACAGGTGGTGGAGATGACGAACCTATAGATCCTCTGCTGACTAAATTCCGCAACTTGGGTTTAACAACAGTTTTCCCAGCGATTCGGATTAAACAAACGCCTACAGAAAATACTTACCAACTTTGTGAAGAAGCGGGTACAGACTTGGGACAATGGGTAACACGCGATCGCAGCATTAAAGCGATGAAATCTCTGGGTGCAGACCTGGACAAAGCACTAGGCAGAATCAGCGGCGGACTATATATCATTACTGCCAAAAAAGGCGACGTTTCCAGTGCTATGTTAGCCTCCTGGGTTTCTCAAGCCAGCTTCAAACCGCTGGGATTATCCATAGCAGTCGCCAAAGACAGAGCAATTGAATCACTGATGCAAGTAGGCGATCGCTTTGTCCTCAACGTCTTAGAAGAAGGCAATTACCAAACACTGATGAGACACTTCTTAAAACGGTTCGCCCCTGGTGCTGATCGTTTTGAAGGTGTAAGAACTCAGCCAGCCCAAAACGGCGCTCCCATTCTCACCGATGCCTTAGCCTACATGGAGTGTGAAGTTGTGAGTCGGATGGACTGCGGCGACCACTGGGCAGTATATAGCAACGTTTACGAAGGACGAGTTTCTAAACCAGAAGCACTCACAGCCGTTCATCATCGTAAAGTCGGGAATCATTATTAA
- a CDS encoding efflux RND transporter permease subunit gives MQEIQKGGGFSISTISIRQHIGTLMLALAVLVMGVFFIIKLPVDLLPSITYPRIGVRIDAPGISPEVAIDEVTRPLESAFSATEGVLQIFSQTREGQVSLDLYFQPGGDIDQALNDATASFNRARGTLPDTIETPRLFKVDPSQLPVYEFALTSPSLAGRDLRVFAEEELVRELGVVPGVAGVNVSGGVKEEVRVNLDLDRLQALGVGLTDVLDELRDRNQDVSGGRLLGQNSEPLTRTVGRFQSSDEIKNLTFEVSSAPASSDPNFPTPVLNRRVYLRDFAEVIDGSEQQRIYVLLNGEPSVKVSIQKQPDANTINVVDGVKIRLAELQASGVVPEGTILTATLDESKFIRDSISNVATSGLIGTALAAFAVLLFLGSLRQTFIIVIAIPLASLAAIILMGIFGLSLNVFSLGGLALGVGIVVDNSIVMLENIAEGAGMTPGKDTKTRLNAKELIQQAERSSQEVESALIASTSTNLVAVMPFLLIGGFISLLFNELILTITFSVAASILIAVTIIPMLASRTLSWKFSSGLSKFWLLEEFNSRFDTAINRYRRFLSDILRWRFLTVAIAILLLGGGSLWMAPQIPQEILPRISTGQATLNAQFPPGTPLETNRKVMAMVDDILRKQPETEYVFTTAGGALFGTNVNANPLRGTSTITLKPGTNTEAYVERVTEEFNQLNLVGIRLRLSPGQVRGLILSNSPVRGADVDIILQGNDTENLEQAGREVLTALEDRATLVRFRPDADERQPELQIQPDWDRVANFGLSTRDIGDTIQTAIQGSVPTRLQRSNRLVDVRVQLNQSSLQEVSQLERLPLFVDNNRQVRLSDVATIIEGQAPGEIQRINQRQVVILAGNLIEGANLSDAFTEVDTILASLNLPEGVSVLPSSAAASNQELQNSLKLLGGLASFLVFVVMAVQYNSLIDPLVIMLTIPLALAGGIFGLYITNTAIGATVIVGAVLLVGIVVNNAIIMVELANQIIERDKVDRKTAILQAAPQRLRPILMTTITTVLGMFPLALGIGEGSEFLQPLGVVVFSGLSLATLLTLFIIPCFYTMLHDLLHWRWAKPILSHLGGWKKSFTK, from the coding sequence ATGCAGGAAATACAAAAGGGCGGCGGATTTAGTATCAGTACTATTTCCATCCGTCAACACATCGGCACACTCATGCTGGCTCTGGCAGTATTGGTCATGGGTGTATTCTTTATTATCAAATTACCAGTAGATTTACTACCATCAATTACCTATCCCCGAATTGGTGTGCGAATAGACGCACCGGGAATTTCTCCAGAAGTAGCCATTGATGAAGTCACAAGACCTTTGGAATCAGCTTTTTCTGCCACTGAAGGGGTACTACAGATTTTTTCCCAAACTCGTGAAGGACAAGTAAGTTTGGATCTGTATTTTCAACCAGGTGGAGATATTGATCAAGCATTAAACGATGCTACAGCTTCCTTTAATCGAGCTAGAGGAACCTTACCAGACACCATTGAAACACCACGCTTATTCAAAGTCGATCCTTCCCAGTTACCAGTTTACGAATTTGCCTTAACTTCGCCCTCCTTAGCAGGCCGTGACTTGCGGGTTTTTGCCGAAGAAGAACTGGTGCGCGAACTAGGCGTTGTCCCTGGAGTTGCAGGGGTAAACGTATCGGGAGGAGTCAAAGAAGAAGTTAGAGTCAATTTAGATTTAGATCGTTTGCAAGCTTTGGGAGTGGGTTTGACTGATGTCCTGGATGAACTCAGAGACCGCAATCAAGATGTTTCTGGTGGTCGGCTGTTAGGACAAAATTCTGAGCCATTAACTCGGACTGTGGGACGTTTCCAAAGTTCTGATGAAATTAAAAATTTGACCTTTGAGGTGTCCTCTGCGCCTGCGTCCTCAGATCCTAATTTCCCCACCCCAGTTCTGAATCGCCGCGTTTATTTGCGAGACTTTGCCGAAGTTATAGATGGCTCAGAACAACAGCGCATCTACGTTTTACTCAACGGGGAACCATCTGTTAAAGTCAGCATTCAAAAGCAGCCTGATGCCAACACTATTAATGTTGTTGATGGTGTAAAAATTCGTTTAGCAGAACTCCAAGCATCCGGTGTAGTTCCTGAAGGAACAATACTCACAGCAACCTTGGATGAATCAAAGTTTATCCGCGATTCCATTTCTAATGTTGCTACTTCCGGTTTAATTGGTACTGCACTAGCTGCTTTTGCGGTTTTACTCTTCCTTGGTTCCCTGCGACAAACTTTTATTATTGTCATCGCCATTCCTTTAGCCAGTTTAGCCGCCATCATCTTAATGGGAATATTTGGCTTATCCCTGAACGTATTCAGCTTGGGTGGTTTAGCTTTAGGCGTGGGTATCGTTGTGGATAACTCCATCGTCATGTTGGAGAACATTGCCGAGGGTGCAGGTATGACACCCGGTAAGGATACCAAAACTCGCCTGAATGCCAAGGAACTGATTCAACAGGCGGAACGAAGTAGTCAGGAAGTAGAGTCAGCTTTAATTGCTTCTACCAGTACAAACTTAGTAGCCGTAATGCCATTTTTGCTCATTGGTGGCTTTATTTCACTGCTGTTTAATGAGTTAATTCTCACCATCACCTTTTCTGTAGCCGCTTCCATTTTGATTGCGGTGACAATTATACCCATGCTGGCCTCCCGCACCTTGTCGTGGAAATTTTCGAGTGGGTTGAGTAAGTTTTGGCTGCTAGAAGAATTTAACAGCCGCTTTGATACAGCAATAAATAGATATAGGCGGTTTTTGAGTGATATATTACGCTGGCGATTTTTAACAGTGGCGATCGCTATTCTCCTATTAGGTGGCGGTAGTTTGTGGATGGCTCCCCAAATTCCCCAAGAAATCCTACCGCGAATTAGTACCGGACAAGCTACATTAAATGCTCAGTTTCCACCTGGTACGCCCCTAGAAACCAACCGCAAAGTTATGGCGATGGTAGATGACATCCTCCGCAAGCAACCAGAAACAGAATATGTCTTCACTACAGCCGGCGGCGCGCTTTTTGGCACAAATGTCAATGCTAATCCCCTCCGAGGTACTAGCACTATTACCCTCAAACCAGGGACTAATACCGAAGCTTATGTAGAACGAGTCACCGAAGAGTTTAACCAGCTTAATTTAGTAGGAATACGCCTGCGTCTTTCTCCTGGTCAAGTGCGCGGTTTAATTCTCAGCAACTCTCCAGTCCGTGGTGCTGATGTTGATATTATCCTTCAGGGGAATGATACAGAAAACTTAGAACAAGCTGGTCGAGAAGTCCTAACTGCCTTGGAAGACCGCGCCACCCTAGTCAGATTCCGTCCTGATGCTGATGAGCGTCAACCGGAACTTCAGATTCAACCTGACTGGGACAGAGTAGCGAATTTTGGCTTAAGTACCAGAGATATTGGCGACACAATCCAAACAGCTATACAAGGTAGTGTACCCACCCGACTACAACGCAGTAACCGTTTAGTTGATGTCAGAGTGCAGTTGAATCAATCATCACTGCAAGAAGTTTCTCAATTAGAGAGATTACCTTTGTTCGTTGACAATAATCGCCAAGTACGCTTGAGCGATGTAGCGACAATTATTGAAGGACAAGCACCTGGGGAAATTCAGCGGATTAATCAGCGTCAGGTAGTCATACTTGCAGGTAATTTGATTGAGGGAGCTAACCTTAGTGATGCTTTTACAGAGGTAGATACAATCTTAGCTAGTTTAAATTTACCTGAAGGTGTAAGTGTTTTACCCAGTTCGGCAGCTGCATCCAATCAGGAACTGCAAAACTCCCTGAAACTATTAGGTGGATTAGCCAGTTTTCTAGTTTTTGTAGTCATGGCAGTGCAGTACAATTCACTGATTGACCCCTTAGTAATTATGTTGACCATTCCTCTAGCTTTAGCTGGGGGAATCTTTGGGCTTTACATTACTAACACCGCCATTGGTGCCACTGTGATAGTCGGGGCAGTGTTATTAGTGGGTATTGTGGTCAACAATGCCATCATCATGGTAGAACTAGCAAATCAAATCATTGAACGAGACAAAGTTGATAGAAAAACTGCCATTTTGCAAGCTGCTCCTCAACGGTTACGTCCCATATTAATGACCACCATTACCACAGTTTTAGGTATGTTTCCCCTCGCTTTGGGAATTGGGGAAGGTTCAGAATTTCTGCAACCCTTGGGTGTGGTCGTATT
- a CDS encoding choice-of-anchor I family protein, translating into MANPAEAISLTPIGTYSTGIFDASAAEIPTYDPVSQRLFVVNAQANTIDIIGISDPTNPSLFSNINLADFGGIANSVAFKNGLLAVAVEAFVTQDPGQAVFFDAGGNFLNAVTVGALPDMLTFTPDGTRVIVANEGEPNNDYTIDPEGSVSIINLADFSVINAGFAQFNSQIDQLRNAGVRVFGPNATVAQDFEPEYITVSPDSNTAWVALQENNAIAVLDLINNQFTDILPLGFKDYSLPGKGFDASDRDDAINITNWPVLGIYQPDGITSYTVNGKTYIVTANEGDTRDYDGFSEEVRLGNNSYQLDPNVFPNADELKLPENLGRLTVTNTLGDSNGDGLFEQIYAFGGRSFSIWEWDEAAGTLNQVYDSADNFEQIIAQRFPDFFNSNHVENSFDTRSDDKGPEPEDVKIAEINGRFYAFIALERVGGVMTYDVTDPVNPVFVNYINNRDFMAETTLNGMTNPAAGDLGAEGLLFISAADSPNGQPLLVAANEVSGTTTLFSIQSQSVPEPGAIFGLVAIGSMGLLKFKRQR; encoded by the coding sequence ATGGCGAATCCAGCAGAGGCAATTTCGCTCACGCCTATCGGTACTTATAGCACAGGAATTTTCGATGCTAGTGCTGCTGAAATTCCGACTTATGACCCGGTAAGTCAACGGCTGTTTGTGGTGAATGCTCAAGCCAACACTATCGATATCATAGGCATTAGCGACCCGACCAATCCATCATTATTTTCTAATATAAATCTTGCGGACTTCGGTGGTATTGCTAACAGTGTCGCTTTTAAGAATGGCTTACTAGCAGTAGCAGTAGAAGCATTCGTTACCCAAGATCCGGGACAGGCAGTATTTTTTGACGCTGGTGGTAATTTTCTCAATGCTGTCACCGTGGGAGCTTTGCCTGATATGCTTACCTTCACACCAGATGGGACTCGCGTGATAGTGGCAAACGAAGGGGAACCGAATAATGACTATACAATTGACCCCGAAGGCTCAGTCAGTATTATAAATCTGGCAGATTTTAGTGTAATTAATGCTGGCTTTGCCCAGTTTAATAGCCAAATTGATCAGTTACGGAATGCCGGAGTCCGAGTTTTTGGGCCGAATGCTACTGTTGCACAGGATTTCGAGCCTGAGTACATCACAGTTTCTCCAGATTCTAATACGGCTTGGGTAGCGTTGCAGGAGAATAACGCGATCGCAGTACTGGATCTAATTAACAATCAATTTACCGACATTCTTCCTTTGGGCTTTAAGGATTATAGCCTGCCAGGAAAGGGATTTGATGCTAGCGATCGCGATGACGCTATTAACATTACTAACTGGCCTGTTTTGGGTATATACCAACCAGATGGGATTACTTCCTACACAGTCAATGGTAAAACCTACATTGTCACAGCCAACGAAGGCGATACTCGTGATTACGATGGTTTTAGCGAAGAGGTGCGATTGGGTAATAACAGTTATCAGCTAGACCCCAACGTGTTTCCCAATGCCGATGAATTAAAACTACCGGAGAATTTAGGTCGTCTGACGGTAACTAATACTCTGGGTGATTCCAATGGCGATGGTCTATTTGAGCAAATATATGCCTTTGGTGGGCGTTCCTTCTCTATTTGGGAGTGGGATGAAGCTGCTGGAACACTTAACCAAGTCTACGACAGTGCTGATAATTTTGAGCAGATCATTGCTCAACGCTTCCCTGATTTCTTCAACTCCAACCATGTAGAAAACAGCTTTGATACCCGTAGTGATGATAAAGGCCCCGAACCAGAAGACGTAAAGATTGCCGAAATTAACGGTCGTTTTTATGCTTTCATCGCATTAGAGCGGGTCGGGGGTGTCATGACCTACGATGTCACTGATCCTGTGAATCCTGTCTTTGTAAACTACATTAACAACCGCGACTTCATGGCGGAGACAACCTTGAATGGGATGACTAACCCAGCTGCTGGAGACTTAGGTGCAGAAGGTTTACTCTTCATTTCCGCCGCCGATAGCCCCAATGGTCAGCCATTATTGGTTGCAGCGAATGAAGTTAGTGGCACAACAACACTTTTCTCTATTCAGTCCCAATCTGTTCCTGAGCCGGGAGCTATCTTTGGCTTAGTGGCAATTGGTTCTATGGGTCTTCTGAAATTTAAGCGTCAGCGCTAG
- a CDS encoding diflavin flavoprotein, whose product MSENKPRDVQVLPIGTDTTIMRSRSWSRLRFEIEYALAKGTTANSYLIQGDKIALIDPPGETFTDIHLEALQQRMDVTTIDYVILGHINPNRAATIKALLELAPQITFVCSNPGAKNLRGALENEDLPIIVMRGEETLNLGKGHDLQFIPTPNPRYADQLCTYDPQTEILYSDKLFGAHICGDQVFDEGWETINEDRRYYFDCLMAPHARQVETALDKLADLPTRMYATGHGPIVRYGLIELTKAYRQWIQQQASADLTVALIYASAYGNTATLAQAIARGITKAGVAVESINCEFTEPEEIRAAVEKSAGFVIGSPTLGGHAPTPVQTALGIVLSTATNNKLAGVFGSFGWSGEAVDLIENKLKDAGYRFGFDAIRVKFKPDDVTLQLCEEAGTDFAQALKKAKKVRVPSQPATNVEQAVGRIVGSLCVVTAKEGDISSAMLASWVSQASFNPPGLTIAVAKDRALETLMHSGNKFVLNILPEGKHLGLMKHFLKPFGPAQDRFGDVATQDSESGSPILTDALAYLECSVKGRLESADHWLVYATVDHGKVLNKDGVTAVHQRKTGSHY is encoded by the coding sequence ATGTCAGAAAATAAACCCCGTGATGTTCAAGTTCTGCCCATTGGGACAGATACAACAATAATGCGATCGCGCAGTTGGTCAAGGCTGAGATTTGAAATTGAATATGCTCTAGCTAAAGGTACAACTGCTAATTCTTATCTAATTCAGGGTGATAAAATCGCTCTCATTGACCCTCCAGGAGAAACATTCACCGACATTCACCTGGAAGCATTGCAGCAACGGATGGATGTCACCACCATTGATTATGTCATTCTGGGTCATATTAATCCCAACCGCGCCGCCACTATCAAAGCTTTATTAGAACTAGCACCGCAGATTACCTTTGTCTGTTCTAATCCTGGGGCTAAAAATTTACGCGGTGCTTTAGAAAATGAGGATTTACCAATTATCGTCATGCGGGGGGAAGAAACCCTGAATTTAGGTAAAGGACATGATTTACAATTCATTCCTACCCCTAACCCCCGCTATGCAGACCAGCTTTGCACCTATGACCCACAAACAGAAATTCTCTACTCAGATAAACTATTTGGGGCGCATATTTGTGGTGATCAGGTATTTGATGAAGGCTGGGAAACAATCAACGAAGACCGACGCTATTATTTTGATTGTCTGATGGCTCCCCACGCGCGTCAAGTAGAAACAGCATTAGATAAACTGGCTGATTTACCTACCAGAATGTACGCAACTGGACATGGCCCCATAGTCCGTTATGGCTTAATCGAACTAACTAAAGCTTATCGGCAATGGATTCAACAGCAAGCCTCGGCTGACTTGACAGTAGCATTGATTTATGCTTCAGCTTATGGAAATACAGCTACATTAGCACAGGCGATCGCGCGTGGTATTACTAAAGCTGGCGTAGCAGTGGAATCAATTAACTGTGAATTTACAGAACCCGAAGAAATCCGCGCTGCTGTGGAAAAATCTGCTGGTTTCGTCATCGGTTCACCTACCCTGGGCGGTCACGCACCCACACCAGTCCAAACAGCATTAGGAATTGTCCTCTCCACCGCGACAAACAATAAACTTGCTGGTGTTTTTGGTTCCTTTGGCTGGAGTGGTGAAGCTGTTGATTTAATTGAAAACAAACTCAAAGACGCTGGCTACAGATTCGGTTTCGATGCCATTCGCGTCAAATTCAAACCCGATGATGTCACCTTACAATTGTGTGAAGAAGCCGGAACCGACTTTGCCCAAGCCCTGAAAAAAGCCAAAAAAGTGCGTGTTCCCAGCCAACCAGCCACAAATGTCGAACAAGCAGTTGGGCGCATCGTGGGTTCTCTTTGCGTCGTCACAGCCAAAGAAGGGGATATATCCAGCGCCATGTTAGCTTCTTGGGTGTCTCAAGCCAGCTTTAATCCTCCTGGTTTAACCATAGCTGTAGCTAAAGACCGGGCTTTAGAAACGCTGATGCACTCAGGAAATAAATTTGTCCTGAATATTCTCCCAGAAGGCAAGCATCTCGGCTTGATGAAACACTTCCTCAAACCTTTTGGCCCAGCACAAGACCGATTTGGTGATGTTGCTACCCAGGACAGCGAAAGTGGTTCGCCCATCCTCACTGATGCTTTAGCATATTTGGAATGTTCCGTAAAAGGTCGGTTGGAATCGGCAGACCATTGGCTAGTTTATGCCACGGTAGATCATGGCAAAGTATTAAATAAAGATGGTGTGACAGCAGTCCATCAAAGAAAAACGGGAAGTCATTATTAA
- a CDS encoding efflux RND transporter periplasmic adaptor subunit, whose amino-acid sequence MKQQTETANNQASNKHSNPATIKAKGDIETEKKRVRYYPPVYSIWLIIGSLGIGLLATSCGSLPKETAKAQSQQSNGGQGGDRATPVDVAIARTGVLQVQASYTGNTTPFRTVSLRSQVEARLLALNLDVGDRVNQGQNVGLLDDTLLLTSLKQSEAELAALRSEVARAETQVSNARAEVERARLELVQAQADSKRQQELFRSGAISQQTAEQARTAAKTAAQSLRASEDRVRTEQQAVAAAQGRVIAQQSVVAQFKERRSYARLISPITGVITQRVTEPGNLLQPGNEVLQIADFSRVKVVVQVSELELSEIQVGQSVQVGLDAFPNESLMGRVTRISPVADATARLIPVEVVIPNNDNKIGSGLLARVKFETQTSQRVVVSQAAIQKQAENNNSADSTTAKSESEKRSGKVFVVTDTEGKNKVTARAVTLGNKADGNVEILSGLQAGERYVARSGRPLKDGEAVVLSVLSETAE is encoded by the coding sequence ATGAAACAGCAAACTGAAACAGCCAATAACCAAGCAAGCAATAAGCACTCAAATCCTGCCACTATAAAGGCAAAAGGTGATATAGAAACCGAAAAAAAAAGGGTTAGATATTATCCGCCAGTTTACTCTATTTGGTTAATTATTGGTTCACTGGGGATAGGTCTACTAGCTACAAGTTGTGGATCTTTACCAAAGGAGACAGCTAAGGCCCAATCTCAGCAATCTAACGGGGGGCAAGGTGGTGACAGAGCAACACCTGTGGATGTAGCGATCGCTCGCACAGGCGTATTGCAGGTACAAGCAAGTTATACAGGGAATACCACGCCATTTCGTACCGTATCATTGCGATCGCAAGTAGAAGCCAGACTATTGGCTTTGAACTTAGACGTAGGCGATCGAGTTAACCAAGGGCAGAACGTTGGACTGTTAGATGATACCCTGCTGTTAACATCATTAAAACAGTCAGAAGCCGAACTAGCCGCCCTGAGATCAGAAGTCGCCAGGGCAGAAACTCAAGTCAGTAATGCCCGTGCAGAAGTAGAAAGAGCGCGATTAGAATTAGTGCAAGCCCAGGCCGACTCCAAACGACAACAGGAACTCTTCCGATCCGGTGCGATATCCCAACAAACTGCCGAACAAGCACGCACCGCAGCCAAAACAGCCGCCCAATCACTACGAGCATCAGAAGATCGCGTGCGTACAGAACAGCAAGCCGTCGCCGCCGCTCAAGGTAGAGTAATTGCTCAACAATCCGTAGTCGCTCAATTTAAAGAGCGCCGCTCCTACGCCCGCTTAATCTCCCCCATCACTGGTGTAATTACCCAAAGAGTCACAGAACCAGGTAATCTTCTCCAACCAGGCAATGAAGTCTTGCAAATTGCCGACTTTAGCCGTGTCAAGGTCGTAGTGCAAGTTTCGGAATTAGAATTGTCGGAAATTCAAGTTGGACAATCAGTGCAAGTCGGCTTAGATGCTTTCCCCAATGAGTCATTAATGGGCAGAGTTACACGCATCTCTCCAGTTGCCGATGCCACAGCTCGCTTAATCCCAGTAGAGGTAGTAATTCCCAATAACGACAACAAGATTGGCAGTGGACTGTTAGCAAGAGTCAAATTTGAAACCCAGACATCACAGCGAGTCGTGGTGTCCCAAGCAGCAATTCAAAAACAAGCCGAAAATAATAATTCTGCTGACTCCACAACAGCTAAGAGCGAATCAGAGAAACGCAGTGGTAAAGTCTTCGTAGTTACAGACACAGAAGGTAAAAACAAAGTGACGGCGCGTGCTGTTACTTTAGGCAACAAAGCTGATGGCAACGTAGAAATTTTATCTGGCTTGCAAGCCGGGGAACGCTATGTGGCTCGTAGTGGTAGACCTTTAAAAGATGGTGAGGCTGTAGTTCTTTCAGTTTTGTCAGAAACCGCAGAGTAA
- a CDS encoding phycobiliprotein lyase produces MTSALKLAQTADESQIAEFFQESVGQWRSERRYYTLPEGETKEMESLITIRFLEPGCDELQNLGQMHDLLNSVSLICGAEVTWDSTDVLKAKKESQGSTLFGVLGNTLYRDRGFATSKPVTAKYYFPNTKTLCLRTEYNGSVFEEELKLIGSKYRTRQTIISRAGEQLMIGQYLEKRIES; encoded by the coding sequence GTGACATCAGCGCTAAAACTTGCACAAACTGCTGACGAATCCCAGATTGCAGAGTTTTTCCAAGAATCAGTCGGCCAGTGGCGTTCTGAAAGACGCTACTACACTTTGCCAGAGGGTGAAACCAAGGAAATGGAAAGCTTGATTACCATCCGGTTTTTAGAACCAGGATGTGATGAATTGCAAAATCTGGGTCAGATGCACGATTTGCTGAATTCCGTAAGTTTAATCTGTGGTGCGGAAGTCACTTGGGACAGTACAGATGTGCTAAAGGCCAAAAAGGAGTCTCAAGGTTCCACATTATTTGGAGTGTTGGGAAATACTTTATATCGCGATCGCGGTTTTGCCACATCCAAACCAGTCACCGCCAAATATTATTTCCCCAACACTAAAACATTATGTTTGCGAACTGAGTACAACGGCTCAGTATTTGAGGAGGAATTAAAACTTATTGGTAGCAAATACCGCACCAGACAGACAATTATCTCTCGTGCTGGTGAGCAATTGATGATTGGTCAATATTTGGAAAAAAGAATCGAAAGTTAG